In the genome of Sphingomonas naphthae, one region contains:
- a CDS encoding efflux RND transporter permease subunit, protein MIGIVKIALRRPLTFIVMAVLILIVGIGAALRTPVDIFPAIRVPVIGVAWSYANLPPEEMSGRILNQFERTLTTTVNDIEHIESQSVQGMGIVKIYLQPTADVRTATAQVTSISQTVLRQMPPGITPPLILNYNASTVPILQLALSGSGMSEQQIYDLALNQVRPPLITVPGAGIPFPFGGKARQVQIDINSEALQARGLSAQDIGNALAAQNQINPAGFAKIGTYQYAVKLNNAPDSIAKLNDLPIKVVNGATIYMRDVAFVRDGSGPQQNVVHVDGGRSVLLSVLKSGTTSTLAVVDGVKAAIPKAVAGLPDTPQLKQLGDQSVFVKAAVEGVIHEGAIAATLTSLMILLFLGSWRSTVIIAVSIPLAILAAIALLAAFGQTLNVMTLGGLALAVGILVDDATVTIENINWHLEQGKSVIEAILDGAAQIVVPAFVSLLCICIVFVPMFFLPGVAGFLFVPMALSVVFAMIASFILSRTLVPTMAMYLLKPHKAGEDVHEAPPSRNPLVRFQRGFEERFTRIRAGYGSYLSLALNHRKPFMLGFLVFVLLSLLLVPFLGRNFFPTVDAGQITIHVRAPIGYRIEDSAAEFDRIERRIRQIIPADELEVMADNIGLPVSGINMIYNNSGTIGPQDGDILISLKHGHKPTGDYVTALRRELPRSFPGSTFAFLPADITSQILNFGSPAPIDIQISGRKGAENSAYAAKLLRRMRGIAGVADARIQQTDRSPQLNVDVDRERIGQYGLTERDVTTSLASSLAGTSQTAPVFFLNPENGVSYPVVAQTPEYRLGSIGDLASVPVTTSGGGATQVLGGLSRIYRGNTSPVVSRYNLNPVINIYATPADRDLGAVVGDIQKAIASLEQEKPKGVTVTVLGQYATMNTAFTGLGLGLIGAIVLIYLLIVVNFQSWLDPFIIITALPGAIAGIIWMLFATHTTLSVPALTGAIMCMGVATANSILVVSFARERLAELGDATKAAMEAGMVRFRPVLMTALAMIIGMLPMALRLGEGGEQNAPLGMAVVGGLIFATFATLFFVPTIFAFFHRKGRAEATARDLELAHV, encoded by the coding sequence ATGATCGGCATCGTCAAGATCGCGCTGCGACGCCCGCTGACGTTCATCGTCATGGCGGTTCTGATCCTCATCGTCGGTATCGGGGCGGCGCTGCGCACGCCGGTGGACATCTTCCCGGCGATCCGCGTGCCGGTGATCGGCGTGGCGTGGAGCTACGCGAACCTGCCGCCTGAAGAGATGTCCGGCCGCATCCTCAACCAGTTCGAGCGCACCCTGACCACCACGGTCAACGATATCGAGCATATCGAAAGCCAGTCCGTGCAGGGCATGGGGATCGTGAAGATCTACCTACAGCCCACCGCCGACGTGCGTACCGCGACGGCGCAGGTGACCTCCATCTCGCAGACGGTGCTGCGCCAGATGCCGCCCGGCATCACCCCGCCGCTGATCCTGAACTACAATGCCTCGACCGTGCCGATCCTCCAGCTGGCGCTGTCCGGATCGGGCATGAGCGAGCAGCAGATCTACGATCTGGCGCTCAACCAGGTGCGTCCGCCGCTCATCACCGTGCCCGGCGCCGGCATCCCCTTCCCCTTCGGCGGCAAGGCCCGCCAGGTGCAGATCGACATCAATTCGGAGGCGTTGCAGGCGCGCGGCCTCTCGGCACAGGATATCGGCAACGCGCTGGCGGCGCAGAACCAGATCAACCCGGCGGGCTTCGCCAAGATCGGCACCTACCAATATGCCGTAAAGCTGAACAACGCGCCGGATTCGATCGCCAAGCTCAACGACCTGCCGATCAAGGTCGTCAACGGCGCGACGATCTACATGCGCGACGTCGCCTTCGTGCGCGATGGCAGCGGGCCGCAGCAGAATGTGGTGCATGTCGATGGCGGGCGATCGGTGCTGCTGTCGGTGCTGAAGAGTGGCACGACCTCCACCCTCGCGGTGGTGGACGGGGTGAAGGCGGCGATCCCCAAGGCGGTGGCCGGCCTGCCCGATACGCCCCAGCTGAAGCAACTCGGCGACCAATCGGTGTTCGTGAAGGCGGCGGTGGAAGGCGTGATCCACGAAGGCGCAATCGCCGCGACGCTCACCAGCCTGATGATCCTGCTGTTCCTGGGTTCGTGGCGCTCGACCGTCATCATCGCCGTCTCGATCCCGCTCGCGATCCTGGCGGCCATCGCTTTGCTGGCGGCGTTCGGCCAGACGCTGAACGTGATGACCCTGGGCGGGCTCGCGCTGGCGGTGGGCATCCTCGTCGACGACGCGACCGTCACGATCGAGAATATCAACTGGCATCTGGAACAAGGCAAAAGCGTGATCGAGGCGATCCTCGACGGCGCGGCGCAGATCGTGGTGCCGGCCTTCGTGTCGCTGCTGTGCATCTGCATCGTGTTCGTGCCGATGTTCTTCCTGCCGGGGGTCGCGGGCTTCCTGTTCGTGCCGATGGCGCTGTCGGTGGTGTTCGCGATGATCGCCTCGTTCATCCTGTCGCGCACCCTGGTGCCGACGATGGCGATGTATCTGCTCAAGCCCCACAAGGCGGGTGAGGACGTGCACGAGGCGCCGCCGTCGCGCAATCCGCTGGTTCGCTTCCAGCGCGGCTTCGAGGAGCGCTTCACTAGGATTCGCGCCGGCTACGGCAGCTATCTCTCGCTGGCGCTCAACCACCGCAAGCCGTTCATGCTGGGCTTCCTCGTGTTCGTGCTGCTGTCGCTGCTGCTGGTGCCCTTCCTCGGCCGCAACTTCTTCCCGACGGTCGATGCCGGGCAGATCACCATCCACGTCCGCGCGCCGATCGGTTATCGCATCGAGGACAGCGCCGCCGAATTCGACCGGATCGAGCGCCGCATCCGCCAGATCATCCCGGCCGACGAGCTGGAGGTGATGGCCGACAATATCGGCCTGCCGGTGAGCGGCATCAACATGATCTACAATAATTCGGGCACGATCGGCCCGCAGGACGGCGACATCCTCATCAGCCTGAAGCATGGCCACAAGCCGACCGGCGATTATGTGACGGCCTTGCGCCGCGAATTGCCGCGCAGCTTCCCCGGATCGACCTTCGCCTTCCTGCCGGCCGACATCACCAGCCAGATCCTGAATTTCGGATCGCCCGCGCCGATCGACATCCAGATTTCCGGCCGCAAGGGGGCGGAGAACAGCGCTTACGCCGCCAAGCTGCTCCGCCGGATGCGCGGCATCGCCGGCGTCGCCGACGCGCGCATCCAGCAGACCGATCGCTCGCCGCAGCTGAACGTGGACGTCGATCGCGAGCGGATCGGCCAATATGGCCTGACCGAACGCGACGTGACGACAAGCCTCGCCAGCTCGCTCGCCGGCACGTCGCAGACGGCACCCGTCTTCTTCCTCAATCCCGAAAACGGCGTGTCCTATCCGGTCGTGGCGCAGACGCCCGAATATCGCCTCGGTTCGATCGGCGACCTCGCCAGCGTGCCGGTGACGACCTCGGGCGGCGGGGCGACGCAGGTGCTGGGCGGGCTCAGCCGCATCTATCGCGGCAACACCAGCCCGGTCGTCAGCCGCTACAATCTGAACCCCGTCATCAACATCTACGCCACCCCGGCCGATCGCGATCTGGGCGCGGTGGTGGGCGACATCCAGAAGGCGATCGCATCGCTGGAGCAGGAGAAGCCCAAGGGCGTGACCGTCACGGTGCTGGGCCAGTACGCCACGATGAACACCGCCTTCACCGGGCTCGGCCTGGGCCTGATCGGCGCGATCGTGCTGATCTACCTGCTGATCGTGGTGAACTTCCAGAGCTGGCTCGATCCGTTCATCATCATCACCGCTTTGCCCGGCGCCATCGCCGGCATCATCTGGATGCTGTTCGCGACGCACACGACGCTGTCGGTGCCGGCGCTGACCGGGGCGATCATGTGCATGGGCGTGGCGACGGCCAATTCCATCCTGGTCGTCAGCTTCGCGCGCGAGCGGCTGGCGGAACTGGGCGACGCGACCAAGGCGGCGATGGAGGCCGGCATGGTCCGCTTCCGCCCGGTGCTGATGACCGCGCTCGCCATGATTATCGGCATGCTGCCGATGGCGCTGCGGTTGGGCGAGGGCGGCGAGCAGAACGCGCCGCTCGGCATGGCGGTGGTCGGCGGGCTGATCTTCGCGACCTTCGCCACGCTCTTCTTCGTGCCCACCATCTTCGCCTTCTTCCATCGCAAAGGCCGCGCCGAGGCGACGGCCCGGGATCTGGAACTCGCCCATGTCTGA
- a CDS encoding efflux transporter outer membrane subunit, which yields MRRAEAAVRRLLGAGGLLALAGCSMAPHYAAPVTAAPAAYKGDGATVATGWIEASPQDGAVRGAWWSRFRDPVLDDLEARIEAASPTLAAALARYDAARAQVRGEAADLFPQIGVGASIERERLSARRPLAQNGAAKYTDRVIAGTADYEVDLWGRVRNSVAAARADAAASKADLANVRLSLQAQLADAYFRLRGLDATRQLLERSVSAFTRAHDLTVTRHDGGIANGLDVNRAATLLSAARAQISSVEADRVATENEIAALVGAVASDFRIAPAILPLTPPLVPAEAPSALIQRRPDVAEAERRIAAANARIGVARAAWFPQVTLGAGGGWNSTAGALISTPASFWALGPAQALLALFDGGRRAANVRISRAQYDEAAADYRRTVLAAFAEVEDSIAAARLLAQQSVDQREAAAAASRTEQLALTRYRDGASDYLDVVTAQTAALDSERAALAVQTQRMRAAVALVRALGGDYREG from the coding sequence ATGCGAAGGGCTGAGGCGGCGGTGCGCCGGCTGTTGGGCGCGGGCGGGCTGCTGGCGCTCGCCGGCTGCTCGATGGCGCCGCATTACGCGGCGCCGGTGACCGCCGCGCCCGCCGCCTACAAGGGTGACGGCGCGACGGTAGCGACCGGCTGGATCGAGGCGAGCCCGCAGGACGGAGCGGTGCGCGGCGCCTGGTGGAGCCGGTTCCGCGATCCGGTGCTGGACGATCTGGAAGCGCGGATCGAGGCGGCCAGCCCCACCCTCGCGGCCGCGCTAGCCCGCTACGATGCGGCGCGCGCGCAGGTGCGCGGCGAGGCGGCCGACCTGTTTCCGCAGATCGGCGTAGGCGCCTCGATCGAGCGTGAACGCCTCTCCGCCCGCCGCCCGCTCGCCCAGAATGGCGCGGCGAAATATACCGATCGGGTGATCGCGGGCACGGCCGATTACGAGGTCGATCTCTGGGGCCGGGTCCGTAATTCGGTCGCCGCCGCGCGCGCCGATGCCGCCGCCAGCAAGGCCGATCTCGCCAATGTGCGGCTGAGCCTTCAGGCGCAACTGGCCGACGCTTATTTCCGCCTGCGCGGGCTGGACGCGACCCGGCAATTGCTGGAACGATCGGTCTCGGCCTTTACCCGCGCGCACGACCTGACGGTGACCCGCCACGATGGCGGCATCGCCAACGGGCTCGACGTCAATCGCGCGGCGACTTTGCTGTCGGCGGCGCGGGCGCAGATTTCGTCGGTCGAGGCCGATCGCGTCGCGACCGAGAATGAGATCGCCGCGCTGGTCGGCGCGGTTGCCTCCGACTTCCGCATCGCCCCCGCCATCCTGCCACTGACCCCGCCGCTGGTGCCGGCCGAGGCCCCCTCCGCGCTGATCCAGCGCCGCCCCGACGTGGCCGAGGCGGAACGCCGCATCGCCGCCGCCAACGCGCGCATCGGCGTGGCGCGCGCGGCGTGGTTTCCGCAGGTGACGCTGGGGGCCGGTGGCGGCTGGAACTCGACGGCGGGCGCCTTGATCTCGACGCCGGCGAGCTTCTGGGCGCTGGGGCCGGCGCAGGCCTTGCTGGCGCTGTTCGATGGCGGCCGCCGCGCCGCCAACGTCCGCATCAGCCGCGCCCAATATGACGAGGCGGCGGCCGACTATCGCCGCACCGTGCTGGCCGCCTTCGCCGAGGTGGAGGACAGCATCGCCGCCGCGCGGCTGCTGGCGCAGCAATCGGTCGACCAGCGTGAGGCGGCCGCCGCCGCCAGCCGCACCGAACAACTCGCCCTCACCCGCTATCGCGACGGCGCGTCGGACTATCTCGACGTGGTGACCGCGCAGACCGCCGCGCTCGATTCCGAACGCGCGGCGCTGGCGGTGCAGACCCAGCGGATGCGCGCGGCGGTGGCGCTGGTGCGCGCGCTCGGCGGGGATTATCGGGAGGGTTAA
- a CDS encoding efflux RND transporter periplasmic adaptor subunit, whose protein sequence is MSEDFTISPPDAAQVRKLKRFGIGAAVVALAVVGVGIATRSHADSNLDAQARDLATTTVTVVRPDATAADAPLVLPGAVQAFNSAAIYARTNGYIRRWLADIGDEVKGGQALAILDAPDLDQQLAQAKADYQTTVAQQDLARTTAERWATLLKSDAVSRQESDEKAGDYKARVAVANASLANVKRLQALKGFTQLTAPFAGTVTSRSAQIGALVVAGNAAAQPLFTVSDVHRVRIYVRVPQNYSSQVKVGMHVAMTFPEYPGRTFDAVMTRSAGAVDNASGAVLVELQAPNPAGELKPGAFAQVKFPLNSPQGMMRLPASTLVFTSSGTNVAVVDAQGRVRMKPITIARDLGNQIEVSSGVSANDRIIDTPPDAIQTGDVVKVSAPRAAAAKAGADAKG, encoded by the coding sequence ATGTCTGAGGATTTCACAATCTCCCCGCCCGACGCGGCGCAGGTGCGCAAACTGAAGCGGTTCGGCATCGGCGCGGCCGTCGTGGCGCTCGCCGTGGTCGGCGTTGGCATCGCCACGCGCAGCCACGCCGACAGCAACCTCGACGCGCAGGCGCGCGATCTGGCGACGACCACCGTGACCGTCGTGCGCCCCGACGCGACCGCCGCCGACGCGCCCCTGGTGCTGCCGGGCGCGGTGCAGGCGTTCAACAGCGCCGCCATCTATGCCCGAACCAACGGCTACATCCGCCGCTGGCTGGCCGACATCGGCGACGAGGTGAAGGGCGGGCAGGCGCTCGCCATCCTCGACGCGCCCGATCTCGACCAGCAACTGGCGCAGGCGAAGGCGGATTATCAGACGACGGTGGCGCAGCAGGATCTGGCGCGCACCACCGCCGAACGCTGGGCGACCTTGCTCAAGTCCGACGCCGTCTCGCGCCAGGAATCGGACGAGAAGGCGGGCGACTACAAGGCGCGGGTCGCCGTCGCCAACGCCAGCCTCGCCAATGTGAAGCGGTTGCAGGCGCTGAAGGGCTTCACCCAACTCACCGCGCCCTTCGCCGGCACGGTCACCAGCCGGTCGGCGCAGATCGGCGCGCTGGTGGTGGCGGGCAATGCCGCCGCCCAGCCCCTGTTCACCGTCTCCGACGTGCATCGCGTGCGCATCTATGTGCGCGTGCCGCAGAATTATTCGTCGCAGGTGAAGGTGGGGATGCATGTCGCCATGACCTTCCCCGAATATCCGGGGCGCACGTTCGATGCGGTGATGACCCGATCGGCCGGCGCGGTCGATAATGCCTCCGGCGCGGTGCTGGTGGAATTGCAGGCGCCCAACCCGGCCGGCGAGCTGAAGCCGGGCGCCTTCGCGCAGGTGAAGTTCCCGCTCAATTCGCCGCAGGGCATGATGCGCCTGCCGGCCAGCACGTTGGTCTTCACCTCCTCCGGCACCAATGTCGCGGTGGTGGACGCGCAGGGGCGGGTGCGGATGAAGCCGATCACCATCGCCCGCGATCTCGGCAACCAGATCGAGGTGTCGTCGGGCGTGTCGGCGAACGACCGCATCATCGATACGCCGCCCGACGCGATCCAGACCGGCGACGTCGTCAAGGTCTCGGCTCCCAGGGCCGCCGCAGCGAAGGCCGGGGCCGATGCGAAGGGCTGA